The following coding sequences lie in one Arachis hypogaea cultivar Tifrunner chromosome 9, arahy.Tifrunner.gnm2.J5K5, whole genome shotgun sequence genomic window:
- the LOC112711468 gene encoding uncharacterized protein translates to MAPLLTLRLFNISSRSSLVSFQSSLSQLVFFASFKVSISPMDHRSDEKTTSDSADPNNNHRFSDRILPHLLRLYGSCATSQDFEIYAPNASFEDPLMRAHGVKQIKSAFYTLPKVFKESKIVEYTVEENMVSPGKGEILIDNKQYYKFLGKHIDMVSLIKLYVDDGKIVRHEDWWDKKPISNRETVKVPLLGRAAEVTRRGSMLLTHLFMGFGKDPTV, encoded by the exons ATGGCGCCATTACTCACTCTTCGACTCTTCAACATTTCTTCCCGCTCTAGTCTCGTATCATTTCAGTCATCGCTTTCTCAACTTGTGTTCTTTGCTTCCTTCAAAGTATCAATATCACCAATGGATCATCGTAGTGATGAAAAAACCACCTCAGATTCCGCTGATCCAAACAACAACCACCGTTTTTCTGATCGCATTCTCCCTCACCTTCTCCGTCT GTATGGATCTTGTGCAACATCTCAAGACTTTGAAATCTATGCTCCAAATGCTTCATTTGAGGATCCACTTATGCGAGCTCATGG GGTGAAGCAGATCAAGTCAGCATTCTATACTCTTCCCAAG GTATTTAAGGAGTCAAAGATTGTGGAATACACTGTTGAAGAAAACATGGTTTCACCAGGAAAAGGAGAG ATATTAATTGACAATAAGCAATACTATAAATTCCTGGGGAAACACATAGATATGGTATCACTGATTAAGTTGTATGTGGATGACGGTAAAATTGTTCGCCACGAGGACTG GTGGGACAAGAAGCCAATATCAAATAGAGAAACAGTGAAGGTGCCACTGCTTGGGCGAGCTGCAGAAGTGACTCGTAGGGGATCAATGCTGCTAACCCATTTATTTATGGGCTTTGGAAAGGACCCAACAGTCTGA
- the LOC112709422 gene encoding uncharacterized protein, producing the protein MNLEGVGDEVRCRAFPVTLAGPAIRWFNGLSQASITTFGDITRAFLAQFTTCIAKAKHPINLLGITQRAGEPTRKYLDRFNDECLEIDGLTNSVASLCLTNGLLNEDFRKHLATKPVWTMQEIQNVAREYINDEEVRQVVAANKRQPTYNQPRQHGSGDRLKEHSKDGVPAKNSKTFPLVAKFTNYTLLAVPIVEVYQQIADKSILSKPRPLKDRTGKNKSLYCDYHKGFGHKTQDCFDLRDALE; encoded by the coding sequence ATGAACTTGGAAGGGGTCGGTGACGAAGTCAGATGCCGCGCTTTTCCGGTCACCTTAGCAGGACCAGCGATACGATGGTTCAACGGCCTCTCCCAAGCCTCTATAACGACCTTCGGGGACATCACCCGAGCCTTCCTAGCCCAGTTTACTACCTGCATTGCGAAGGCGAAACACCCGATCAACCTTCTCGGGATAACGCAAAGAGCCGGAGAGCCGACCAGAAAATACCTGGACAGGTTCAACGATGAGTGCTTGGAGATCGATGGCCTAACCAACTCGGTGGCCAGTTTATGTTTGACAAACGGGTTGCTAAATGAAGATTTCAGGAAGCATCTTGCCACCAAGCCCGTGTGGACGATGCAGGAAATCCAGAACGTGGCAAGGGAATATATCAATGATGAAGAAGTCAGACAGGTCGTGGCAGCCAACAAGCGGCAGCCCACCTACAACCAACCTCGACAGCACGGCAGCGGAGATAGGCTTAAGGAACACTCCAAGGATGGAGTCCCAGCCAAAAACTCCAAAACATTCCCTCTGGTTGCCAAGTTCACCAATTACACTCTCCTAGCCGTCCCAATTGTGGAGGTATATCAGCAAATAGCCGATAAGAGTATCCTGTCGAAGCCCCGACCTCTCAAGGACAGGACCGGGAAAAACAAGAGCCTTTATTGTGATTACCATAAAGGCTTTGGTCACAAGACCCAAGACTGTTTTGATCTCAGAGACGCCTTGGAATAG
- the LOC140175191 gene encoding uncharacterized protein produces the protein MADFLFEVTEDPPGNPNIRWKLHVDGASNQTFGGAGIILESPTGVVYEQSIKFDFPVSNNQAEYEALLSGLQLAKEVRATRVEVCSDSHIVTSQVNGEYQASDSLLQKYLEQVNRLSKEFDEVTVQHVPREKNTRANLLSKMASTKPGTDNRSLIQGLMKEPVVTLHLVRSSP, from the coding sequence ATGGCAGATTTCCTATTTGAGGTCACAGAAGACCCTCCCGGCAACCCGAACAtacggtggaagctccacgtaGATGGAGCCTCCAACCAAACATTCGGAGGAGCAGGAATCATCTTGGAAAGCCCTACCGGAGTCGTATACGAGCAGTCGATCAAGTTCGACTTTCCTGTATCAAACAATCAAGCAGAGTACGAGGCCCTCCTTAGCGGCCTCCAGTTGGCAAAAGAGGTCAGGGCCACAAGAGTAGAAGTGTGCAGTGACTCCCACATTGTCACGTCACAGGTCAATGGGGAATACCAAGCTAGTGATTCGCTGCTGCAGAAGTACTTGGAGCAAGTTAACAGGTTGAGTAAGGAATTTGATGAAGTCACCGTACAACACGTCCCTAGGGAGAAAAACACAAGGGCCAACCTTTTATCTAAGATGGCAAGCACAAAGCCGGGAACAGACAACCGCTCCCTCATCCAAGGCCTGATGAAGGAACCAGTTGTGACCTTACACCTTGTCCGCTCAAGCCCCTAA